GCTCACACCGGTCGCCCGTCCCGGATGCGACGCAGCCGCGAACGTGTCATCGCGAGCGCGAGATGCTGCAGCGTGCCCGTCTGCCCGTCGGTCAGGTCGAGCCACTCGACGTCGTAGAGCGTCCGCGTCGGTCCCGGTACGACCGCGACGACCTGGGCTCGCGGCGACACCGTGAACCGGCGACCACCCACGACATGGTCGATCCGGACGAGAAGCGTCGTCCCCGCCTCGACGTCGTCGCCGACGTGCTGGAGGGTTGCCCCGCTCCACGACGCATCGTGGAGGTTCCACGCGCCGCACGGCCGCAGCTCGCCGTCGTCGACGGCGAAGACGAGCACCGGCACGTCGAGCTGCACGCGGAACGCGTAACGGCGGCCCCACTCGTCGGGGACGAACGGTTGCCCGCCGCCGGTCGTGAACGGGTCGCGCGCGGGCATGGCCGTC
This DNA window, taken from Acidimicrobiia bacterium, encodes the following:
- a CDS encoding PilZ domain-containing protein, whose protein sequence is MPARDPFTTGGGQPFVPDEWGRRYAFRVQLDVPVLVFAVDDGELRPCGAWNLHDASWSGATLQHVGDDVEAGTTLLVRIDHVVGGRRFTVSPRAQVVAVVPGPTRTLYDVEWLDLTDGQTGTLQHLALAMTRSRLRRIRDGRPV